One window of the Saccopteryx bilineata isolate mSacBil1 chromosome 2, mSacBil1_pri_phased_curated, whole genome shotgun sequence genome contains the following:
- the SGSM2 gene encoding small G protein signaling modulator 2 isoform X1 yields MGSAEDAVKEKLLWNVKKEVKQIMEEAVTRKFVHEDSSHIIALCGVVEACLLHQLRRRAAGFLRSDKVAALFTKVGKTCPVAGEICHKVQELQQQVEGRKPSVGNQEALQRQGSASGKAPALSPQALKHIWVRTALIEKMLDRVVQYLVENCSKYYEKEALLADPVFGPILASLLVGPCALEYTKLKTADHYWTDPSADELVQRHRIRGPPNRQDSPVKRPALGIRKRHSSSSTSEDRLTACAREYVESLHQNSRTRLLYGKNNVLVQPKEDMEAVPGYLSLHQSAESLTLKWTPNQLMNGTLGDSELEKSVYWDYALVVPFSQIVCIHCHQQRNGGTLVLVNQDGIQRPPLHFPQGGHLLSFLSCLENGLLPQGQLEPPLWTQQGKGKVFPRLRKRGSMRSADVDETGTGWATDYVFRIVYPGHRHEHITINYHHLAASRAASVDDDEEEEDKLHAMLSMICSRNLTAPNPMKDAGDMIEMQGFGPSPPSWHLEPLYSQGSSCLSCSTSSSPYATPSHCSCVPDRLPLRLLCENMKRQIVSRAFYGWLAYCRHLSTVRTHLSALVHHNIIPPTRPPGASGGLTKDVWSKYQKDEKNYKELELLRQVYYGGVEHEVRKDVWPFLLGHYKFGMSKKEMEQVDAAVAAKYRQVLAEWKACEVVVKQREREAHPATLTKLSSGSSIDSHVQHLIHRDSTISNDVFISVDDLEPPNPPGTKHSRPEPEEEAGAGPQGTAMVEQQQSVEFDSPDSGLPSSRNYSVASGIQSSIDEGPSVGFEEDCSGEEGSDGLVPAVPAFSEPQDPSQEKAFGVRELDAGEELAAVCATAYTIELLDTVALNLHRIDKDVLRCDRNYWYFTPCNLERLRDIMCSYVWEHLDMGYVQGMCDLLAPLLVILDNDQLAYSCFSHLMKRMSQNFPNGGAMDTHFANMRSLIQILDSELFELMHQNGDYTHFYFCYRWFLLDFKRELLYEDVFSVWEVIWAAQHISSEHFVLFIALALVEAYREIIRDNNMDFTDIIKFFNERAEHHDAQEILRIARDLVHKVQMLIENK; encoded by the exons GTGTGGTGGAGGCTTGCCTCCTACATCAGCTGAGACGCCGTGCCGCCGGATTCCTGCGCAGTGACAAGGTGGCAGCTCTGTTCACCAAGGTGGGGAAGACGTGCCCAGTAGCTGGGGAGATTTGCCACAAGGTACAGGAGCTACAGCAACAGGTAGAGGGCAG GAAACCCTCAGTGGGTAACCAGGAGGCCCTGCAGAGACAGGGCTCTGCCAGCGGGAAGGCCCCAGCCCTCAGTCCTCAGGCCTTGAAACACATATGGGTACGCACAGCGCTCATCGAGAAGATGCTGGACAGGGTCGTGCAGTACCTGGTGGAGAACTGCAG CAAGTACTACGAGAAGGAGGCGTTACTGGCAGACCCTGTATTTGGCCCCATCTTGGCCTCTCTTCTAG TGGGACCCTGTGCCTTGGAGTACACCAAGCTCAAGACAGCTGATCACTACTGGACCGATCCTTCTGCTGATGAACTGGTCCAGAGGCACCGTATACGGGGACCCCCTAATCGCCAGGACTCCCCTGTGAAGCGCCCAGCCCTAGGA ATCCGGAAGCGGCACTCGAGCAGCAGCACATCGGAGGACAGGCTCACTGCCTGCGCCCGCGAGTACGTGGAGTCCCTGCACCAGAACTCCAGGACACGGCTGCTCTATGGCAAGAACAACGTGCTGGTGCAGCCG AAGGAGGACATGGAGGCTGTTCCTGGCTACCTCTccctgcaccagtctgcagagaGCCTGACTCTGAAGTGGACTCCTAACCAGCTCATGAACGGGACTCTGGGGGACTCCGAGCTGGAAAAGAG TGTTTATTGGGACTATGCCTTGGTTGTGCCCTTCAGCCAGATTGTCTGCATCCACTGCCACCAGCAAA ggaatgGTGGCACACTCGTCCTGGTGAACCAGGACGGCATCCAGAGGCCACCGCTGCACTTCCCACAGGGGGGACACCTGCTGTCCTTTTTATCCTGCCTGGAGAATGGGCTTCTGCCTCAAGGACAGCTGGAGCCCCCGCTCTGGACCCAGCAGGGAAAG GGGAAGGTGTTCCCCAGGCTCCGGAAACGCGGCAGCATGCGCTCCGCGGATGTGGACGAGACGGGCACAGGGTGGGCCACAGACTACGTGTTTCGGATCGTTTACCCTGGACACAGGCACGAGCACA TCACTATTAACTACCACCACCTAGCGGCCAGCCGCGCGGCCTCGGTGGACgatgatgaggaagaggaggataaACTGCACGCGATGCTCTCAATGATCTGCTCGCGGAACCTCACAGCTCCCAATCCGATGAAAG ATGCTGGTGACATGATCGAGATGCAGGGCTTTGGGCCCAGCCCGCCATCCTGGCACCTAGAACCCCTGTATAGCCAgggctcctcctgcctctcctgtTCCACCAGTAGCTCCCCATATGCAACTCCCAGTCACTGCAGCTGTGTCCCTGACCG GTTGCCCCTCAGGCTACTATGTGAGAACATGAAGAGGCAGATCGTGTCCCGGGCCTTCTACGGCT GGCTGGCATACTGCCGCCACCTGTCCACAGTGCGGACCCACCTGTCAGCACTGGTGCATCACAACATCATCCCGCCCACCCGGCCCCCAGGGGCCTCAGGGGGTCTCACCAAGGATGTGTGGAGCAAATACCAGAAGGATGAAAAG AACTATAAGGAGCTGGAGCTGCTGCGGCAGGTTTACTACGGAGGTGTGGAGCACGAGGTCCGCAAGGACGTCTGGCCCTTTCTGCTCGGCCACTACAAGTTTGGCATGAGCAAGAAGGAGATGGAGCAG GTGGACGCAGCGGTGGCAGCGAAGTACCGGCAGGTGTTGGCAGAGTGGAAAGCCTGCGAAGTGGTGGTGAAGCAGCGGGAGCGGGAGGCTCACCCAGCCACACTCACCAAGTTGTCCTCGGGCAGCAGCATCGACAGCCACGTGCAGCACCTCATCCACCGAGATTCCACCATCAGCAATGAC GTATTTATCTCTGTGGATGACCTGGAGCCCCCAAATCCCCCAGGCACTAAGCATTCCAGACCAGAGCCCGAGGAGGAAGCAGGAGCAGGGCCCCAGGGCACTGCCATGGTGGAGCAGCAGCAGTCCGTGGAGTTTGATTCTCCAGACTCGGGGCTGCCTTCGTCTCGCAATTACTCCGTGGCCTCGGGCATCCAGTCAAGCATAGATGAGGGGCCGAGCGTGGGCTTCGAGGAGGACTGCAGTGGGGAGGAAGGCTCCGACGGGCTGGTTCCTGCAGTCCCTGCTTTCTCCGAGCCCCAAGATCCCAGCCAGGAGAAGGCCTTCGGGGTCAGAGAGCTGGATGCGGGGGAGGAGCTCGCGGCTGTGTGCGCCACTGCCTACACT ATAGAACTACTGGACACCGTGGCCTTAAATCTGCACCGCATAGACAAGGACGTGCTGCGATGTGACCGCAACTACTGGTACTTCACACCCTGCAACCTCGAGAGGCTCAGAGACATCATGTGCAG CTACGTGTGGGAACACCTGGACATGGGCTATGTACAGGGCATGTGTGATCTGCTGGCACCGCTCCTGGTCATCCTTGATAATG ATCAGCTAGCCTACAGCTGTTTCAGCCACCTCATGAAGAGGATGAGCCAGAATTTCCCCAATGGGGGCGCCATGGATACCCACTTTGCTAACATGCGCTCCCTCATCCAG ATCCTGGACTCAGAGCTGTTTGAACTGATGCATCAGAATGGAGACTACACCCACTTCTACTTCTGCTACCGATGGTTCCTGCTGGATTTTAAAAGAG AGCTGCTGTATGAGGATGTGTTTTCTGTGTGGGAGGTGATCTGGGCGGCCCAGCACATCTCATCAGAGCACTTTGTCCTATTCATTGCCCTGGCCCTGGTGGAGGCCTACCGTGAGATTATCCGTGACAACAACATGGACTTCACCGATATCATCAAGTTCTTCAATG AACGAGCTGAGCATCACGATGCCCAGGAGATCCTGCGGATTGCCCGGGACCTCGTCCACAAGGTGCAGATGCTTATAGAGAACAAGTGA
- the SGSM2 gene encoding small G protein signaling modulator 2 isoform X2, with amino-acid sequence MGSAEDAVKEKLLWNVKKEVKQIMEEAVTRKFVHEDSSHIIALCGVVEACLLHQLRRRAAGFLRSDKVAALFTKVGKTCPVAGEICHKVQELQQQVEGRKPSVGNQEALQRQGSASGKAPALSPQALKHIWVRTALIEKMLDRVVQYLVENCSKYYEKEALLADPVFGPILASLLVGPCALEYTKLKTADHYWTDPSADELVQRHRIRGPPNRQDSPVKRPALGIRKRHSSSSTSEDRLTACAREYVESLHQNSRTRLLYGKNNVLVQPKEDMEAVPGYLSLHQSAESLTLKWTPNQLMNGTLGDSELEKSVYWDYALVVPFSQIVCIHCHQQRNGGTLVLVNQDGIQRPPLHFPQGGHLLSFLSCLENGLLPQGQLEPPLWTQQGKGKVFPRLRKRGSMRSADVDETGTGWATDYVFRIVYPGHRHEHNAGDMIEMQGFGPSPPSWHLEPLYSQGSSCLSCSTSSSPYATPSHCSCVPDRLPLRLLCENMKRQIVSRAFYGWLAYCRHLSTVRTHLSALVHHNIIPPTRPPGASGGLTKDVWSKYQKDEKNYKELELLRQVYYGGVEHEVRKDVWPFLLGHYKFGMSKKEMEQVDAAVAAKYRQVLAEWKACEVVVKQREREAHPATLTKLSSGSSIDSHVQHLIHRDSTISNDVFISVDDLEPPNPPGTKHSRPEPEEEAGAGPQGTAMVEQQQSVEFDSPDSGLPSSRNYSVASGIQSSIDEGPSVGFEEDCSGEEGSDGLVPAVPAFSEPQDPSQEKAFGVRELDAGEELAAVCATAYTIELLDTVALNLHRIDKDVLRCDRNYWYFTPCNLERLRDIMCSYVWEHLDMGYVQGMCDLLAPLLVILDNDQLAYSCFSHLMKRMSQNFPNGGAMDTHFANMRSLIQILDSELFELMHQNGDYTHFYFCYRWFLLDFKRELLYEDVFSVWEVIWAAQHISSEHFVLFIALALVEAYREIIRDNNMDFTDIIKFFNERAEHHDAQEILRIARDLVHKVQMLIENK; translated from the exons GTGTGGTGGAGGCTTGCCTCCTACATCAGCTGAGACGCCGTGCCGCCGGATTCCTGCGCAGTGACAAGGTGGCAGCTCTGTTCACCAAGGTGGGGAAGACGTGCCCAGTAGCTGGGGAGATTTGCCACAAGGTACAGGAGCTACAGCAACAGGTAGAGGGCAG GAAACCCTCAGTGGGTAACCAGGAGGCCCTGCAGAGACAGGGCTCTGCCAGCGGGAAGGCCCCAGCCCTCAGTCCTCAGGCCTTGAAACACATATGGGTACGCACAGCGCTCATCGAGAAGATGCTGGACAGGGTCGTGCAGTACCTGGTGGAGAACTGCAG CAAGTACTACGAGAAGGAGGCGTTACTGGCAGACCCTGTATTTGGCCCCATCTTGGCCTCTCTTCTAG TGGGACCCTGTGCCTTGGAGTACACCAAGCTCAAGACAGCTGATCACTACTGGACCGATCCTTCTGCTGATGAACTGGTCCAGAGGCACCGTATACGGGGACCCCCTAATCGCCAGGACTCCCCTGTGAAGCGCCCAGCCCTAGGA ATCCGGAAGCGGCACTCGAGCAGCAGCACATCGGAGGACAGGCTCACTGCCTGCGCCCGCGAGTACGTGGAGTCCCTGCACCAGAACTCCAGGACACGGCTGCTCTATGGCAAGAACAACGTGCTGGTGCAGCCG AAGGAGGACATGGAGGCTGTTCCTGGCTACCTCTccctgcaccagtctgcagagaGCCTGACTCTGAAGTGGACTCCTAACCAGCTCATGAACGGGACTCTGGGGGACTCCGAGCTGGAAAAGAG TGTTTATTGGGACTATGCCTTGGTTGTGCCCTTCAGCCAGATTGTCTGCATCCACTGCCACCAGCAAA ggaatgGTGGCACACTCGTCCTGGTGAACCAGGACGGCATCCAGAGGCCACCGCTGCACTTCCCACAGGGGGGACACCTGCTGTCCTTTTTATCCTGCCTGGAGAATGGGCTTCTGCCTCAAGGACAGCTGGAGCCCCCGCTCTGGACCCAGCAGGGAAAG GGGAAGGTGTTCCCCAGGCTCCGGAAACGCGGCAGCATGCGCTCCGCGGATGTGGACGAGACGGGCACAGGGTGGGCCACAGACTACGTGTTTCGGATCGTTTACCCTGGACACAGGCACGAGCACA ATGCTGGTGACATGATCGAGATGCAGGGCTTTGGGCCCAGCCCGCCATCCTGGCACCTAGAACCCCTGTATAGCCAgggctcctcctgcctctcctgtTCCACCAGTAGCTCCCCATATGCAACTCCCAGTCACTGCAGCTGTGTCCCTGACCG GTTGCCCCTCAGGCTACTATGTGAGAACATGAAGAGGCAGATCGTGTCCCGGGCCTTCTACGGCT GGCTGGCATACTGCCGCCACCTGTCCACAGTGCGGACCCACCTGTCAGCACTGGTGCATCACAACATCATCCCGCCCACCCGGCCCCCAGGGGCCTCAGGGGGTCTCACCAAGGATGTGTGGAGCAAATACCAGAAGGATGAAAAG AACTATAAGGAGCTGGAGCTGCTGCGGCAGGTTTACTACGGAGGTGTGGAGCACGAGGTCCGCAAGGACGTCTGGCCCTTTCTGCTCGGCCACTACAAGTTTGGCATGAGCAAGAAGGAGATGGAGCAG GTGGACGCAGCGGTGGCAGCGAAGTACCGGCAGGTGTTGGCAGAGTGGAAAGCCTGCGAAGTGGTGGTGAAGCAGCGGGAGCGGGAGGCTCACCCAGCCACACTCACCAAGTTGTCCTCGGGCAGCAGCATCGACAGCCACGTGCAGCACCTCATCCACCGAGATTCCACCATCAGCAATGAC GTATTTATCTCTGTGGATGACCTGGAGCCCCCAAATCCCCCAGGCACTAAGCATTCCAGACCAGAGCCCGAGGAGGAAGCAGGAGCAGGGCCCCAGGGCACTGCCATGGTGGAGCAGCAGCAGTCCGTGGAGTTTGATTCTCCAGACTCGGGGCTGCCTTCGTCTCGCAATTACTCCGTGGCCTCGGGCATCCAGTCAAGCATAGATGAGGGGCCGAGCGTGGGCTTCGAGGAGGACTGCAGTGGGGAGGAAGGCTCCGACGGGCTGGTTCCTGCAGTCCCTGCTTTCTCCGAGCCCCAAGATCCCAGCCAGGAGAAGGCCTTCGGGGTCAGAGAGCTGGATGCGGGGGAGGAGCTCGCGGCTGTGTGCGCCACTGCCTACACT ATAGAACTACTGGACACCGTGGCCTTAAATCTGCACCGCATAGACAAGGACGTGCTGCGATGTGACCGCAACTACTGGTACTTCACACCCTGCAACCTCGAGAGGCTCAGAGACATCATGTGCAG CTACGTGTGGGAACACCTGGACATGGGCTATGTACAGGGCATGTGTGATCTGCTGGCACCGCTCCTGGTCATCCTTGATAATG ATCAGCTAGCCTACAGCTGTTTCAGCCACCTCATGAAGAGGATGAGCCAGAATTTCCCCAATGGGGGCGCCATGGATACCCACTTTGCTAACATGCGCTCCCTCATCCAG ATCCTGGACTCAGAGCTGTTTGAACTGATGCATCAGAATGGAGACTACACCCACTTCTACTTCTGCTACCGATGGTTCCTGCTGGATTTTAAAAGAG AGCTGCTGTATGAGGATGTGTTTTCTGTGTGGGAGGTGATCTGGGCGGCCCAGCACATCTCATCAGAGCACTTTGTCCTATTCATTGCCCTGGCCCTGGTGGAGGCCTACCGTGAGATTATCCGTGACAACAACATGGACTTCACCGATATCATCAAGTTCTTCAATG AACGAGCTGAGCATCACGATGCCCAGGAGATCCTGCGGATTGCCCGGGACCTCGTCCACAAGGTGCAGATGCTTATAGAGAACAAGTGA